From one Lolium rigidum isolate FL_2022 chromosome 4, APGP_CSIRO_Lrig_0.1, whole genome shotgun sequence genomic stretch:
- the LOC124648296 gene encoding LOW QUALITY PROTEIN: pentatricopeptide repeat-containing protein At4g39530-like (The sequence of the model RefSeq protein was modified relative to this genomic sequence to represent the inferred CDS: inserted 1 base in 1 codon; deleted 2 bases in 1 codon), translating to MSLAQLLLSCLAGDRLRRLLPAAHARALLTEALPDLFLANLLLRGYSKLGRLRDARRLFDGMPHRNLVSWGSVISMYAQHGREEDAIELFAAFRGASGEPPNEFLLASALRACAQSRAVSFGEQVHGDAVKLGMVGNVYVGTALINLYTKAACIDTAMLVFDALPVKNPVTWTAVIAGYSQVGQGGAALELFAKMMWLDRGVRPDRFVLASAASACSALGSLNGGREIHGYAYRTAADADASVVNALIDLYCKCSRPALARRLFDCMENRNLVSWTTMIAGYMKNSFDAEAMDMFWQLSRAWWRPDVFACTSILNSCGSLAAIWQGRQVHAHAVKANLESDEYVKNSLIDMYAKCERLSEARAVFEALVEDDAISYNAMIEGYARLGDLTGAVEVFSKMRYCSLKPSLLTFVSLLGVSSSQSDIELSKQIHGLIVKSGTSLDLYAGSALIDVYSKFSLVDDAKLVFSLMHNRDMVIWNAMIFGLAQNEQGEEAVKLFNQLRFSGLTPNEFTFVALVTVASTLASMFHGQQFHAQIIKAGMDSDPRVSNALVDMYAKCGFIKEGRLLFDSALGKDVICWNSMISTYAQHGHAEEALHVFGMMRGNGVEPNYVTFVGVLSACSRAGLTDEGLHHFHSMKTKYAIEPGTEHYASVVNLLGRSGKLQAAKEFIERIPIEPAAAVWRSLLGACHLFGNVEIGSYATEMALLADPTDSGPSVVMSNIYSSKGLWVDAQKLRRGMDCAGVVKEPGYSWIELMKEIHTFIAQQREHPEEKMICVVLDELTSLLXNSGYPPDISELTLRDENG from the exons ATGAGCCTCGCCCAGCTCCTCCTCTCATGCCTCGCCGGcgaccgcctccgccgcctcctcccggcggcgCACGCCCGCGCCCTACTCACCGAGGCTCTCCCGGACCTCTTCCTCGCCAACCTCCTCCTCCGCGGCTACTCCAAGCTCGGCCGCCTCCGGGACGCCCGCCGCCTGTTCGACGGGATGCCGCACCGGAACCTCGTCTCCTGGGGCTCCGTCATCTCCATGTACGCGCAGCACGGGCGCGAGGAAGACGCGATCGAGCTCTTCGCTGCCTTCCGCGGTGCCTCCGGCGAGCCGCCCAACGAGTTCCTGCTCGCCAGCGCCCTCAGGGCCTGCGCGCAGTCCAGGGCGGTTTCCTTCGGCGAGCAGGTGCATGGCGATGCCGTGAAGCTGGGAATGGTTGGGAATGTCTACGTCGGGACCGCGCTGATCAACCTGTACACGAAggctgcctgcattgacaccgcgaTGCTGGTCTTCGACGCGCTCCCGGTGAAGAACCCGGTCACTTGGACTGCGGTGATAGCAGGGTATTCTCAGGTCGGGCAGGGTGGAGCCGCCTTGGAGTTGTTCGCGAAGATGATGTGGCTTGACCGCGGTGTCCGGCCCGACAGGTTTGTGCTAGCGAGTGCTGCGAGCGCTTGCTCTGCACTTGGCTCTCTAAATGGCGGCAGGGAAATACACGGCTACGCGTATCGAACGGCAGCGGACGCAGATGCGTCGGTGGTCAACGCGCTGATCGATCTGTACTGCAAGTGCTCCAGGCCCGCTTTGGCCCGCAGGCTGTTTGATTGCATGGAGAACCGCAATCTCGTGTCCTGGACGACGATGATTGCTGGTTATATGAAGAATTCTTTCGATGCTGAAGCTATGGACATGTTCTGGCAGCTGAGCCGGGCTTGGTGGCGGCCGGATGTTTTCGCTTGCACGAGTATCTTGAACTCGTGTGGCTCTTTGGCGGCGATATGGCAAGGAAGGCAGGTACATGCTCATGCCGTAAAGGCTAATCTGGAGTCTGATGAGTATGTCAAGAACTCTCTCATTGACATGTACGCGAAATGTGAGCGCTTATCTGAAGCAAGAGCAGTGTTTGAAGCATTGGTAGAAGATGATGCAATTTCTTACAATGCAATGATCGAAGGATATGCAAGGCTAGGTGATCTTACAGGAGCAGTTGAGGTATTCAGTAAAATGAGGTATTGTTCTCTAAAGCCAAGCCTACTGACATTTGTTTCGCTCCTTGGGGTGTCGTCATCGCAATCAGACATTGAGCTGAGCAAGCAGATTCATGGTCTCATCGTCAAATCAGGAACTTCGTTGGACCTGTATGCAGGGAGTGCTCTAATCGACGTCTATTCAAAGTTTTCCCTTGTGGATGATGCCAAACTTGTATTCAGTCTGATGCACAACAGGGACATGGTAATCTGGAATGCTATGATTTTCGGCCTTGCACAGAATGAGCAAGGGGAAGAGGCTGTGAAGCTCTTTAACCAGCTTCGCTTCTCTGGGTTAACACCTAATGAATTCACATTTGTTGCACTAGTAACTGTGGCGAGTACCCTAGCAAGCATGTTTCACGGCCAGCAATTCCATGCCCAGATCATCAAAGCAGGTATGGACAGTGACCCCCGTGTTTCAAATGCTCTCGTAGACATGTATGCAAAGTGTGGCTTCATCAAAGAAGGACGGCTGTTGTTTGACTCGGCGTTGGGAAAGGATGTCATTTGTTGGAACTCCATGATTTCGACGTATGCGCAGCACGGTCATGCTGAGGAAGCTCTTCATGTTTTCGGAATGATGAGAGGAAATGGAGTAGAACCGAACTATGTGACATTTGTTGGTGTGTTATCAGCATGTTCTCGTGCAGGCCTCACGGATGAAGGGTTACACCATTTTCACTCTATGAAAACAAAATATGCTATTGAACCAGGCACCGAGCACTATGCTTCTGTGGTCAATCTTTTGGGTCGTTCAGGGAAACTGCAGGCCGCCAAGGAGTTTATTGAAAGGATTCCAATTGAACCAGCTGCGGCTGTTTGGAGGAGCTTGCTGGGTGCCTGTCATTTGTTTGGTAATGTTGAAATCGGGAGTTATGCTACCGAAATGGCGCTCTTGGCAGATCCTACAGACAGTGGCCCCTCTGTTGTAATGTCAAATATTTATTCCTCTAAAGGACTATGGGTGGATGCACAGAAGTTGAGACGGGGGATGGATTGCGCTGGCGTAGTGAAGGAACCAGGATACAGC TGGattgagttgatgaaggagatccATACTTTCATTGCACAACAACGAGAGCACCCGGAGGAAAAAATGATATGTGTAGTACTTGATGAACTGACAAGTCTAC AAAATTCTGGGTATCCCCCTGATATTTCTGAACTTACTTTGCGTGATGAGAATGGTTGA